TCGGTATTTTTATTTTTTCCGTACTCTGTTCAGGTTTTCCGAAAATGTGCCCAAAACGTCCTGCTAAATAGGCCGCAATAGAAGAAGTATGGCCGTATCCTATCTCGTCGCTATTGGTCACTTTTCTCATGTATTTGTGTACGTAAACTGGCTGCAGGGTAAAGTATAGAGCTATCAAAATCGCACCTACAAGTATTAAAGTTCCCTGACCTATGCCTGGAAATGCTTCAAGTAAGCTGGCAGTGATTACAAGAGAAATCCACCACATCAAATGTCCAGTAAGATAGACAAACCTTGTATTAAACAATCTCACTACTATAAGGTGGATTAAAAATCCTAGTGCCATTATAGAAACCGCAGTGCTTCCGAATTTACTCGTGAAGTCCTGCAAAGTGTTGTTAGCAACGGGCGGTGCAATTCTAAATGCTGAAGATACTATCGTTTGAAAAGAATTAAGTCCAGCTATGAATACATCCGTCCCCGCTATCATTATCAATATACCTACCATCGCCTTTATAGTGCCAGAAATTGTTTCTTCAAAGCTTTTCTTTTGCAAGAGAAGTCCGATTAAGGTTACAAGGCCTATTAAAACTGATACCTGGTTAAAAATATTTTTAACTAAAAAATCTATAAATGCCATTAAACTCTACCCCCTATATATTTATTTTTTTAATATCATCCTTAACTCATTAAGCTTATAATTTCTTTAGCCTCCTTAGCCTCCAATATCTTTTTTACTTTTTCTTTATCTCCCAAAAGCTGCAC
The Caldanaerovirga acetigignens genome window above contains:
- a CDS encoding PTS ascorbate transporter subunit IIC; this encodes MAFIDFLVKNIFNQVSVLIGLVTLIGLLLQKKSFEETISGTIKAMVGILIMIAGTDVFIAGLNSFQTIVSSAFRIAPPVANNTLQDFTSKFGSTAVSIMALGFLIHLIVVRLFNTRFVYLTGHLMWWISLVITASLLEAFPGIGQGTLILVGAILIALYFTLQPVYVHKYMRKVTNSDEIGYGHTSSIAAYLAGRFGHIFGKPEQSTEKIKIPKKIEFMKDITVGTAFIITIIMLVASFFAEKAVVAKQAGDLNFVVWSVIQGFRFAAGITILLYGVRLFLAEIVPAFRGISQKLIPGGKPALDVPVVFPYAPTAVLIGFISSTVVFLIFMIIFGIAGFATIVPSMIMLFFPAAGAAVFGNAVGGWKGAVLGGAINGLFLAFGQALTWPMLSNTAPELAVLADPDWYIITWLIIGAGKLIGSIF